The following proteins are encoded in a genomic region of Rhodoferax aquaticus:
- a CDS encoding transporter substrate-binding domain-containing protein has translation MATKTRSLKSLLAIAMVTAMLGAIALAAWQWRYWIHPIRIGIEGGYPPFSKKEADGTISGLEIDWAHMFCAKMRARCELVPTEFDQLIPDLQAGKLDAVMASLSITEKRLKLVDFSQSYYNVPSAWLAKKGQFQSVLPGEWLSGKKVAVLKGSPRDQWLGDNYKDLQRVLVSSEADAYKALQTGATDLAFTSMLVAKTKFLGTPEGANFAVVGKPTWLNNANSGGGVGVAVRKGDARLKKAFDKAISASIGSGEHKEAAVRYVDFELNERM, from the coding sequence ATGGCCACAAAAACACGGTCCTTGAAGAGCCTGCTCGCCATCGCGATGGTGACAGCGATGCTGGGCGCGATTGCGCTGGCCGCATGGCAGTGGCGCTACTGGATCCATCCCATTCGTATCGGCATTGAAGGCGGCTATCCCCCGTTCAGCAAGAAAGAGGCGGATGGCACGATCTCGGGGCTGGAAATCGACTGGGCCCATATGTTCTGCGCCAAGATGCGTGCGCGCTGCGAGTTGGTCCCTACGGAGTTTGATCAGCTGATTCCGGACCTGCAAGCGGGCAAACTGGACGCGGTCATGGCCTCGCTGAGCATCACCGAAAAGCGGCTCAAGCTGGTCGACTTTTCGCAAAGCTACTACAACGTGCCCAGCGCGTGGCTTGCCAAGAAGGGGCAGTTTCAGTCGGTGCTGCCCGGAGAGTGGCTCAGTGGCAAGAAGGTTGCCGTACTCAAAGGCTCCCCCCGCGACCAGTGGCTAGGTGACAACTACAAAGACCTGCAACGCGTGTTGGTGAGCAGTGAGGCTGACGCCTACAAAGCACTGCAAACCGGTGCCACGGACTTGGCATTCACCTCCATGCTGGTGGCCAAAACCAAATTCTTGGGCACGCCCGAAGGCGCTAACTTTGCGGTGGTTGGCAAGCCCACGTGGCTGAACAACGCCAACAGCGGCGGTGGTGTCGGTGTTGCTGTGCGCAAGGGCGATGCCCGCCTGAAGAAGGCATTTGACAAAGCAATCTCCGCCTCCATTGGGAGTGGCGAGCACAAAGAAGCCGCCGTGCGCTACGTAGATTTTGAATTGAACGAGAGAATGTAA
- the holA gene encoding DNA polymerase III subunit delta, with product MQISANQLANHLQRGLKSLYTVHGDEPLLAQEALDAIRAVARTQGYTERTSHTVSGAHFDWSEVLAAGGSLSLFADKQILEIRIPSGKPGKDGSAALQQLAQSAQGNDSTLTLVMLPRLDKMTKTGAWFAALESYGVTLQVDPVERAALPQWIAQRLSAQGQRVQAGEDGQRTLQFFADRVEGNLLAAHQEVQKLALLFPATGPEGGVLTLEQVESAVANVARYDVFKLSEAILAGQSLRVQRMLDGLQAEGEAEVLVHYTVAEDIRALKRVKDAMAQGRPLPMALREQRVWGNKERLFERVLPRLSDAAIAELLQSAHVVDGIVKGLKQPDWPHNGWQALHRLALQLTALCANTAPTSAGPATPRPAMAPAYGRR from the coding sequence ATGCAAATCAGCGCCAACCAACTCGCCAACCACCTGCAGCGGGGGCTCAAGAGCCTGTACACCGTGCACGGGGACGAGCCTTTGCTGGCCCAAGAGGCCCTAGACGCCATACGCGCAGTGGCCCGCACCCAGGGCTACACCGAGCGCACCTCGCACACCGTGTCGGGCGCGCATTTTGACTGGAGCGAAGTCTTGGCCGCCGGTGGCTCGCTGAGCCTGTTTGCAGACAAGCAAATTCTGGAAATCCGCATCCCCTCGGGCAAGCCCGGCAAAGACGGCAGCGCGGCCTTGCAGCAGCTGGCCCAAAGCGCGCAGGGCAACGACTCCACGCTCACCCTGGTCATGCTGCCCCGCTTGGACAAAATGACCAAGACCGGCGCGTGGTTTGCCGCGCTAGAGAGCTATGGGGTGACCCTGCAGGTAGACCCGGTGGAGCGCGCGGCGCTGCCGCAGTGGATTGCCCAGCGCTTAAGCGCCCAAGGCCAGCGCGTGCAAGCGGGTGAAGATGGCCAGCGCACGCTGCAGTTTTTTGCCGACCGGGTAGAGGGCAACTTGCTGGCAGCGCACCAAGAGGTGCAAAAGCTGGCCTTGCTCTTCCCCGCCACGGGCCCTGAGGGCGGCGTACTCACGCTAGAGCAGGTGGAGAGCGCCGTGGCCAATGTGGCCCGTTACGACGTATTCAAACTCTCAGAGGCCATACTGGCAGGGCAGTCGCTGCGCGTGCAGCGCATGCTCGACGGCCTGCAGGCCGAAGGCGAGGCCGAGGTGCTGGTGCACTACACCGTGGCCGAAGACATACGCGCCCTCAAGCGTGTGAAAGATGCCATGGCCCAAGGCCGCCCCCTGCCCATGGCCTTGCGTGAGCAACGGGTGTGGGGCAACAAAGAGCGCTTGTTTGAACGCGTGCTGCCCCGCCTGAGTGATGCCGCCATTGCTGAGCTGCTGCAAAGCGCCCATGTGGTGGACGGTATCGTCAAAGGTCTGAAGCAACCCGACTGGCCCCACAACGGCTGGCAAGCCCTGCACCGCTTGGCCTTGCAGCTGACGGCCTTGTGTGCCAACACGGCGCCCACCAGCGCAGGCCCTGCCACACCGCGCCCCGCCATGGCCCCCGCCTATGGGCGGCGCTAA
- a CDS encoding ABC transporter ATP-binding protein has translation MSNTPILQGLDIHKRFGANEVLKGVSVTAEKGDVISMIGSSGSGKSTFLRCLNMLEQPNAGRIILDGDELALAPDKAGALAVQDAKQLQRLRAQVSMVFQHFNLWAHMTAVENVTEAPIHALKLSKAEALERAHNYLQRVGVYHRKDAFPAHLSGGEQQRVAIARALAMEPKVMLFDEPTSALDPELVGEVLRVMRSVAEEGRTMIVVTHEMGFAREVSNKLVFLHKGQIEEQGDPQEVLQNPKSERLQAFLSNSLK, from the coding sequence ATGTCCAACACCCCCATTTTGCAAGGCCTAGACATCCACAAGCGCTTTGGCGCAAATGAAGTGCTCAAAGGCGTAAGCGTCACCGCTGAAAAAGGTGACGTCATCTCCATGATCGGCTCCAGCGGTTCTGGCAAAAGCACTTTTTTGCGCTGCCTCAATATGCTGGAGCAGCCCAACGCTGGGCGCATCATCTTGGACGGCGACGAGCTCGCATTGGCGCCTGATAAAGCCGGTGCTTTGGCGGTACAAGACGCCAAGCAACTGCAGCGCCTGCGCGCCCAAGTGTCTATGGTGTTTCAGCACTTCAACCTGTGGGCGCATATGACGGCGGTGGAGAACGTGACAGAAGCCCCCATCCACGCCCTCAAGCTCAGCAAAGCCGAGGCCTTGGAGCGTGCCCACAACTACCTGCAGCGCGTGGGCGTGTACCACCGCAAAGATGCGTTTCCGGCCCACCTGTCGGGCGGCGAGCAGCAGCGCGTGGCCATTGCCCGGGCCCTGGCCATGGAGCCTAAGGTCATGCTGTTCGACGAGCCCACCTCGGCCCTAGACCCCGAGTTGGTAGGCGAGGTGTTGCGCGTGATGCGCTCGGTGGCCGAAGAGGGGCGCACCATGATTGTGGTGACCCACGAAATGGGCTTTGCCCGTGAGGTCAGCAACAAGCTGGTCTTCCTGCACAAAGGCCAAATCGAAGAGCAGGGCGACCCCCAAGAGGTGCTGCAAAACCCCAAGAGCGAGCGCTTGCAGGCCTTTTTGTCCAACAGCCTGAAGTAG
- a CDS encoding transporter substrate-binding domain-containing protein — protein sequence MIRKVAAVAALLALFGVSQVHAQAPNWAKVRIGVEANYPPFSLMSTDGKFSGFDIDIANAICAEMKAECTLVSQEWDGMMPALNAKKFDMIVASMSITEERKKSADFSDSYYDIPSAWVAKAGTFKDVNAAALKGKKIIVTRNTPRAKFVQENFKDSEILLVAKEAEVTMELAAGRGDIGFGSSLAATAAFLKSPEGKGYSKVGTPITLGGAKEGGGVGIAMRKGEDTLRTKVNAALKTITANGVYKTINDKYFDVNIRGE from the coding sequence ATGATTCGTAAAGTTGCTGCCGTAGCCGCATTGCTGGCACTGTTTGGCGTGAGCCAGGTTCACGCCCAAGCCCCGAACTGGGCGAAGGTCCGTATTGGTGTGGAAGCCAACTACCCCCCGTTTTCGTTGATGTCCACTGACGGCAAGTTCTCGGGCTTTGACATCGACATCGCCAATGCCATCTGCGCCGAAATGAAGGCAGAGTGCACCTTGGTCTCCCAAGAATGGGACGGCATGATGCCTGCGCTCAACGCCAAGAAGTTCGACATGATCGTGGCGTCCATGTCCATCACCGAAGAACGCAAGAAGTCTGCCGATTTCAGTGACTCGTACTACGACATTCCGTCCGCATGGGTCGCCAAAGCGGGTACCTTCAAAGACGTCAACGCTGCAGCGTTGAAGGGCAAAAAAATCATCGTCACGCGCAACACCCCGCGCGCCAAGTTCGTGCAAGAGAACTTCAAAGACAGTGAAATCTTGTTGGTGGCCAAGGAAGCAGAAGTCACCATGGAACTGGCGGCTGGACGCGGTGACATCGGTTTTGGCTCTTCCTTGGCAGCAACCGCTGCCTTCTTGAAGTCTCCAGAAGGCAAGGGCTATAGCAAAGTGGGCACGCCCATCACCCTGGGTGGCGCCAAAGAGGGCGGCGGCGTTGGTATAGCCATGCGCAAGGGTGAAGACACATTGCGCACCAAAGTCAATGCAGCGCTCAAAACCATTACGGCTAACGGCGTCTACAAGACCATCAACGACAAGTACTTCGACGTCAACATCCGCGGCGAGTAA
- a CDS encoding ABC transporter permease — MQWHIIMESLPLYVDGIRTTLVLLFISLASSFVLSVPLAVARVSPNRWLSKPVWFYTYVLRGTPLLVQLFILYHGLAQFEAVRESVLWVAFKNAWFCAWLAFTLNSTAYTTEIFAGALKATAIGEIEAARSYGLSGFKLYSRILLPGALRRALPQYSNEVVGLMHATAIASTVTLVDITRVARDVNANYLLVTESFGVAALIYFVLTFTLVGIFKLLERRFLRHLRPQSSATAT; from the coding sequence ATGCAATGGCACATCATTATGGAGAGCCTGCCGCTCTACGTGGACGGCATCCGTACCACTTTGGTCTTGCTGTTCATCAGCTTGGCCAGTTCCTTCGTGCTTTCGGTTCCCTTAGCGGTGGCACGCGTGTCGCCCAATCGCTGGCTGTCCAAGCCGGTGTGGTTTTACACCTATGTGCTGCGAGGCACGCCGCTTTTGGTGCAGTTGTTCATTCTGTACCACGGATTGGCACAGTTTGAAGCGGTGCGCGAAAGCGTGCTGTGGGTCGCGTTCAAGAACGCCTGGTTTTGCGCCTGGCTGGCCTTCACCTTGAATTCCACCGCCTACACCACCGAGATCTTTGCGGGGGCCCTCAAGGCCACGGCCATTGGGGAGATCGAGGCCGCCCGCAGCTATGGGCTCAGCGGCTTCAAGCTGTACAGCCGCATCCTCTTGCCCGGTGCCTTGCGCCGCGCGTTGCCGCAGTACAGCAACGAGGTGGTGGGCTTGATGCACGCCACCGCCATTGCCAGCACCGTGACCTTGGTAGACATCACCCGTGTGGCCCGCGACGTCAACGCCAACTACCTCTTGGTCACCGAGTCCTTTGGCGTGGCGGCCCTCATTTACTTTGTGCTGACCTTCACCCTCGTGGGCATCTTTAAGTTGCTGGAGCGCCGCTTCTTGCGTCACCTACGTCCCCAGTCCAGCGCGACTGCCACTTAA
- a CDS encoding head GIN domain-containing protein yields MPTLPTHNRRALCVAVLACAFATALHAADVSRVDGSGRVVKQQRAVSGFSGIDLELPANVEVVQGPREGVHLETDDNIASHIDTVVESKRLRIRPAKRSTTLNPSRLNITVYVRSLEQLNIAGAGTVDIQRLQTPALTLSIAGSARVNLPALDADTLTLRIAGNGTVNLAGRADAVRADISGSGEIGAASLASQTFALAIAGAGTAQLWVRQALNVSVVGSGDVAYWGDAVVTKSISGVGQVKRLGSAPPQ; encoded by the coding sequence ATGCCAACACTCCCTACCCACAACCGCCGTGCCCTATGCGTGGCCGTGCTGGCCTGTGCCTTCGCCACGGCGCTGCATGCTGCGGATGTCAGCCGCGTCGACGGCTCAGGCCGTGTGGTCAAACAACAGCGCGCGGTGAGCGGCTTTAGTGGCATCGATCTTGAGCTACCTGCTAACGTGGAGGTGGTCCAAGGCCCGCGCGAGGGCGTGCACCTGGAGACGGATGACAACATCGCATCGCACATAGACACCGTGGTGGAGAGCAAACGGCTGCGCATACGCCCCGCCAAACGCAGCACCACGCTCAACCCCAGTCGCCTCAACATCACGGTGTACGTGCGCAGTTTGGAGCAACTCAACATCGCAGGTGCTGGCACGGTGGACATCCAGCGGCTGCAAACGCCCGCACTGACCCTCAGTATTGCCGGTTCAGCGCGTGTGAACCTGCCTGCCTTGGACGCCGACACGCTGACCCTGCGCATTGCGGGCAATGGCACTGTGAACCTGGCCGGTCGTGCCGACGCGGTGCGTGCGGATATCTCGGGTTCTGGCGAAATTGGAGCGGCGAGCTTGGCCAGCCAGACGTTCGCGCTGGCCATTGCCGGTGCAGGCACGGCCCAGCTCTGGGTGCGGCAAGCGCTCAACGTGAGTGTGGTGGGCTCGGGTGACGTTGCCTATTGGGGGGATGCGGTGGTCACCAAGTCCATTTCGGGTGTGGGCCAGGTGAAACGCCTGGGCAGTGCGCCTCCTCAGTAG
- a CDS encoding cyanophycinase, with translation MQKTFLFAAVALAVTACGGGGGGNTTTTSTSALTGQFIDAAVGNVDYETSSGLRGTTDANGNFRYNPGDTVTFRIGGLTLGSGPASGTVTPLDMVAGATSVNDPEVIKLLQVLQTLDDDNDPSNGITISAAVRTAIGTTGRKLQDISDLNTAVVSLVQTALSPPGRALKSADAAKAHFADTLGKLEVNNKLAAMGTITNFVVGGGGKNCSSFNGDTQSSNCSADWTTILAQDPVFAGLTKANISFDSNYATPTFTYSITQANRDKLNALPASLFDAGRKSTVVAAIDTRLAGGGAKNQLSFSDFDGSKPLYADGTALWVSELSGADFDALLIAMCGTATPSNGTDCTLANSNIAAVQTATFESSTNRDKAVLIAQALQTSFGTGTIKYRYNSDGSTASPNFRAEFRARKLAADGSAVAAGLTASLNSAEKAVLRSAFVDPNPQTNRKIEARTVKFLSNPASLDIYTQFVQAAKAMAGGSKPKIGVVTASADNAFLDADINVWALKSAGAEVVYLPFNGGLRRAMDASQCAQVAFHYDAFANTNAVADAFHMDQVYPDLAAAQSSACNNPAGLTATLEGLHGLYFSGGDQARHLESLFTKSGSTFTASAELTTLRNRFDQGRLVVAGTSAGNHIQGGGTWKGLDVPMIGGGDSYAALSGGFSQGSGAAIESAAAASRYAKGGHGFFPYGVLDSHFSQRTREGRLVRATKEGGMDYGFGVDENTALVVGKRPANGGTTMSVLGAGGVFVVDVRNATATGTATGNYTISGVKAHYLVQGDTLTITSSGELNVNLSSHGGRPLLPLVQSAAAVTQTKIMDYGSSNMLKMARSMGLTGASTATGTNATSSDGRTTQSQAFTLTLTRGAGTAFRGVGDSISYTNVNLAIAPN, from the coding sequence ATGCAAAAGACCTTTCTCTTCGCAGCCGTAGCCCTGGCGGTCACCGCTTGTGGCGGCGGCGGTGGCGGCAACACCACCACCACCAGCACCAGTGCCCTTACCGGCCAGTTCATTGATGCGGCCGTCGGCAATGTCGACTACGAGACCAGCTCTGGTCTGCGCGGAACCACCGACGCCAATGGCAACTTCCGCTACAACCCCGGAGACACGGTGACGTTTCGCATTGGGGGGCTGACCTTGGGTAGCGGCCCGGCTAGCGGTACCGTAACGCCGCTGGACATGGTGGCCGGAGCTACCTCGGTCAACGACCCAGAAGTCATCAAACTGTTGCAGGTTTTGCAGACCTTGGATGACGACAACGACCCGTCCAACGGCATCACCATTTCTGCTGCGGTGCGAACTGCCATTGGCACAACGGGACGCAAGCTCCAAGACATCAGCGACCTCAATACTGCCGTAGTGAGCCTGGTACAAACTGCACTGTCGCCGCCCGGGCGTGCCCTGAAGAGCGCAGACGCGGCCAAGGCCCACTTTGCCGACACCCTGGGCAAGCTGGAGGTCAACAACAAGTTGGCGGCCATGGGCACCATCACGAACTTTGTAGTGGGCGGTGGCGGCAAAAACTGCTCCAGCTTCAATGGCGACACCCAAAGCAGCAACTGCTCCGCAGACTGGACCACCATCTTGGCGCAAGACCCTGTGTTCGCAGGATTGACCAAAGCCAACATCAGCTTTGACTCGAACTACGCCACACCCACGTTTACCTACAGCATCACCCAAGCGAACCGTGACAAGCTCAATGCGCTGCCAGCCAGCTTGTTCGACGCGGGCCGCAAGTCCACGGTGGTGGCGGCTATTGATACGCGCTTGGCAGGCGGCGGAGCGAAGAACCAGTTGTCGTTCTCTGACTTCGACGGCAGCAAGCCGCTCTATGCCGACGGTACGGCTTTGTGGGTCAGCGAGTTGTCTGGGGCCGACTTTGACGCCCTGCTCATTGCGATGTGCGGCACAGCAACCCCTAGCAATGGCACCGATTGCACGCTAGCAAACAGCAATATCGCTGCAGTGCAAACGGCTACGTTTGAAAGCAGCACCAACCGGGACAAGGCCGTACTCATCGCGCAGGCTTTGCAAACCAGCTTTGGCACCGGCACGATCAAGTACCGGTACAACAGCGACGGCAGCACTGCCAGCCCCAACTTCCGCGCGGAGTTTCGAGCACGCAAACTGGCCGCAGACGGAAGCGCTGTGGCAGCTGGCTTAACCGCCAGCCTTAACAGCGCAGAGAAGGCTGTTTTGCGCAGCGCGTTTGTGGATCCCAATCCACAAACCAACCGCAAGATCGAGGCGCGCACGGTCAAGTTCTTGTCCAACCCAGCGTCCTTGGACATTTACACCCAGTTTGTGCAGGCCGCCAAGGCCATGGCGGGTGGGAGCAAACCGAAAATTGGGGTCGTGACTGCATCGGCTGACAATGCGTTTTTGGATGCCGACATCAATGTGTGGGCACTGAAGTCTGCAGGGGCTGAGGTGGTGTACCTGCCGTTCAATGGGGGCTTGCGCCGCGCCATGGACGCCAGCCAGTGCGCCCAAGTCGCTTTCCACTATGACGCCTTTGCCAACACCAATGCGGTGGCCGATGCCTTTCACATGGACCAGGTCTACCCTGACCTCGCAGCCGCGCAGTCCAGCGCGTGCAACAACCCAGCGGGCCTGACGGCCACCTTAGAAGGCCTGCATGGCCTGTACTTCAGTGGTGGCGATCAAGCGCGGCATTTGGAGAGCCTGTTCACCAAGAGCGGCTCCACCTTCACCGCCAGCGCAGAACTCACCACCTTGCGTAACCGCTTTGACCAAGGCCGCTTGGTGGTAGCAGGCACCAGCGCGGGCAACCATATCCAAGGGGGCGGCACCTGGAAGGGTCTGGACGTTCCCATGATTGGCGGGGGCGACTCGTATGCGGCCTTGAGCGGTGGGTTTAGCCAAGGCAGTGGTGCCGCCATCGAAAGCGCCGCTGCGGCCAGCCGCTATGCCAAAGGTGGTCACGGCTTCTTCCCATACGGCGTGCTGGACTCCCATTTCTCACAACGCACCCGCGAAGGCCGCCTGGTGCGCGCCACCAAAGAAGGTGGCATGGACTACGGCTTTGGCGTGGATGAAAACACTGCACTGGTGGTAGGCAAACGCCCTGCCAATGGCGGAACCACCATGTCCGTGCTGGGTGCCGGTGGCGTGTTTGTGGTGGATGTGCGCAACGCCACCGCAACCGGTACGGCCACGGGGAACTACACCATCAGTGGAGTCAAAGCCCACTACTTGGTGCAGGGTGACACGCTCACCATTACCAGCAGCGGCGAGCTCAATGTGAACCTGTCTTCGCACGGCGGTCGCCCCCTTTTGCCCTTGGTGCAAAGTGCTGCAGCCGTGACACAGACCAAGATCATGGACTACGGAAGCAGCAACATGCTGAAAATGGCACGCTCCATGGGTCTGACCGGCGCCAGCACAGCCACGGGCACCAACGCGACCAGTTCGGATGGGCGCACCACCCAGTCGCAAGCGTTTACGCTGACGCTGACCCGGGGGGCAGGCACAGCGTTCCGCGGGGTGGGCGACAGTATTTCTTACACCAATGTGAACTTAGCGATCGCGCCTAACTAA
- a CDS encoding ABC transporter permease, with translation MLYGYLPAILEGLGLTLKVSASSLAIACVFGLVGATAKLSHSRAARWSAEVYTTLIRGMPELVLMLLIFYGGQIGINKLAESQGWEYIDIPPFFAGVMTIGFIFGAYLTETFRGAILAVPRGQAEAGLAFALSPRVVMWRIVLPQMVRHAIPGFANNWLIMIKASALVSIIGLDDMVHRAGLAAATTRAPFTFYMAVALIYLTLTSISIFVLSRVEARYSVGVRRVEF, from the coding sequence ATGCTGTACGGTTACTTGCCCGCGATCCTAGAGGGGCTAGGGCTCACGCTCAAGGTCTCGGCTTCGTCCTTGGCCATTGCCTGCGTGTTTGGGCTGGTGGGGGCCACCGCCAAGCTGTCTCACTCACGGGCCGCGCGCTGGTCGGCAGAGGTGTACACCACTCTGATTCGCGGAATGCCTGAGCTGGTGCTCATGCTGTTGATCTTCTATGGCGGCCAAATCGGAATCAACAAGCTGGCTGAGTCCCAAGGGTGGGAGTACATCGACATCCCTCCCTTCTTCGCCGGTGTCATGACCATTGGTTTTATCTTTGGTGCCTACCTCACAGAAACCTTTCGCGGTGCCATTTTGGCGGTGCCCCGCGGGCAAGCGGAGGCTGGCTTGGCCTTTGCGCTGTCGCCCCGCGTGGTGATGTGGCGCATCGTGTTGCCGCAAATGGTGCGCCACGCAATTCCTGGCTTTGCGAACAACTGGCTCATCATGATCAAGGCGTCCGCGCTGGTCTCCATCATCGGTTTAGACGACATGGTGCACCGCGCTGGCCTCGCGGCTGCGACCACGCGCGCCCCGTTCACGTTCTACATGGCGGTTGCGCTGATCTACCTCACGCTGACCAGCATTTCTATTTTTGTCCTGTCGCGTGTCGAAGCGCGCTACAGCGTCGGTGTCCGTCGGGTGGAGTTCTAA
- a CDS encoding succinylglutamate desuccinylase/aspartoacylase family protein, with protein MLTETIELTAFAPGTRHSLQVQRFGTPGARPKVYIQGALHADEVPAIVVTQALSRHLKTLEAQGAILGEVVLVPYANPIGLAQHTLGHHQGRFDLRDGGNFNRGYAELAAKVVEPLRPQLTQDVARNTVLVRQALVHAVDQLTAANTTQELKNTLLRLAIDADIVLDLHCDTDAVLHLYAMTPQSADAEALGAALGVQALLLAIEAGDSPFDEACARPWYQLQQWLPQFPIPMACFGATVELRGETDTSHALAAQDVQGLCAYLAMRGVLALPQPTGSAPAPWPVALCEPTPLAGSEPITAPHAGVVIFHRQPGQRVKAGDLIADLLNADTGELTPLHCQSDGLLYARCGQRWASAGKRLAKIAGTSLARTGKLLSP; from the coding sequence ATGCTTACCGAAACCATTGAACTCACCGCCTTTGCGCCGGGCACGCGCCACAGCCTGCAAGTCCAGCGCTTTGGCACGCCGGGCGCGCGACCCAAGGTCTATATCCAAGGGGCATTGCATGCCGATGAAGTGCCCGCGATTGTGGTCACCCAGGCCTTGTCGCGCCACCTCAAAACCTTGGAAGCGCAGGGCGCGATACTGGGTGAAGTGGTCTTGGTGCCTTATGCCAACCCCATTGGCCTGGCCCAGCACACCTTGGGCCACCATCAAGGTCGGTTTGACCTGCGCGATGGGGGCAACTTCAACCGGGGCTATGCCGAGCTGGCCGCCAAGGTGGTAGAGCCACTGCGCCCGCAGCTCACCCAAGACGTGGCCCGCAACACGGTGCTGGTGCGCCAAGCCTTGGTCCATGCCGTAGACCAACTGACCGCGGCTAACACCACCCAAGAGCTCAAGAACACCTTGCTGCGCTTGGCCATCGATGCGGACATCGTGCTCGACCTGCATTGCGACACCGACGCGGTGTTGCACCTCTACGCCATGACACCGCAAAGCGCAGACGCAGAGGCACTGGGCGCGGCCTTGGGCGTACAGGCCTTGCTGCTGGCCATAGAAGCAGGCGACTCACCGTTTGACGAAGCCTGCGCCCGCCCCTGGTACCAGTTGCAGCAATGGCTGCCGCAGTTCCCCATCCCCATGGCCTGCTTTGGTGCGACCGTGGAACTGCGGGGCGAGACCGACACCAGCCACGCGCTCGCGGCGCAAGATGTGCAGGGCCTGTGCGCCTACTTGGCCATGCGCGGGGTGCTAGCCCTGCCGCAGCCCACGGGCAGTGCCCCCGCGCCATGGCCCGTCGCCCTGTGCGAACCCACGCCACTGGCCGGGTCCGAGCCCATTACGGCACCCCACGCAGGCGTGGTCATCTTTCATCGGCAGCCCGGGCAGCGTGTCAAAGCCGGTGACCTCATTGCCGACCTGCTCAACGCAGACACGGGCGAGCTCACGCCCTTGCACTGCCAGTCTGACGGGCTGTTGTACGCCCGTTGCGGCCAGCGCTGGGCCAGTGCAGGCAAACGCCTGGCCAAGATTGCGGGCACTTCCTTGGCACGCACCGGCAAGCTCTTGAGCCCTTAA